From a region of the Podospora pseudopauciseta strain CBS 411.78 chromosome 7 map unlocalized CBS411.78m_7, whole genome shotgun sequence genome:
- a CDS encoding uncharacterized protein (EggNog:ENOG503NZW8; COG:S) gives MKITTLYVYPIKALRGIKLKSARIGPQGIAHDRTFMLFQVSEPDGELKKMQVDSHPQCALFEQELSGGNISVRYHDPENQDQDEQPLVIPLTLNTATLAKINVNLHGSAPSSAYSMGSPYEDWFSARFGFPIRLVYIGDGKRAVLGDTLPPKQHQQTTQNGKGGWLSSLTSYVTERDQEGKPWITFTDVAPLLVTSESSLHDVSARLPADEPMPMYKFRPNIVVDGQGEEAWAEDLWAELTFNNKHKLLLTGNCVRCVSINVDYETGKPAVGELGSVLKKLMKDRRVDTGSKWSPVFGRYAFPAVMQDSQGASFELRVGDEVEVTRRNAERTVWDWPGL, from the exons ATGAAAATTACAACA CTTTATGTCTATCCCATAAAGGCCCTTCGCGGCATCAAACTCAAATCAGCCCGAATCGGGCCCCAAGGCATTGCTCACGACCGGACTTTCATGCTCTTCCAGGTTTCTGAACCTGATGGGGAGCTCAAGAAAATGCAGGTCGATTCCCATCCACAATGCGCTCTTTTTGAACAAGAGCTCTCGGGTGGTAACATTTCGGTTCGATATCACGACCCAGAAAATCAAGACCAAGATGAGCAGCCTCTCGTGATCCCACTTACCCTCAACACTGCCACCCTCGCTAAAATAAACGTCAATCTTCATGGCAGCGCACCATCATCGGCCTACTCGATGGGATCACCCTATGAAGACTGGTTCTCTGCCCGGTTTGGCTTTCCTATTAGACTGGTCTACATTGGTGATGGGAAGAGGGCTGTACTGGGTGATACCCTCCCTCCTAAGCAGCATCAACAAACCACTCAGAATGGCAAGGGCGGTTGGCTATCATCCCTAACGTCCTATGTCACCGAAAGGGATCAGGAGGGGAAGCCATGGATTACCTTCACTGATGTCGCACCTTTACTTGTGACATCCGAGTCGTCCCTACATGATGTCAGCGCTCGGCTGCCTGCTGATGAACCCATGCCCATGTATAAGTTTCGTCCCAACATCGTGGTCGATGGGCAGGGTGAAGAAGCCTGGGCGGAGGACTTGTGGGCTGAATTGaccttcaacaacaagcacaaGCTACTCCTCACCGGGAACTGCGTGCGATGCGTGAGCATAAATGTTGATTATGAAACTGGCAAGCCCGCTGTGGGAGAGCTGGGGAGTGTTTTGAAGAAGTTGATGAAAGACAGACGAGTGGATACTGGGTCCAAGTGGTCGCCTGTTTTTGGCCGATATGCTTTCCCTGCTGTAATGCAAGACAGCCAGGGTGCGAGTTTCGAGctgagggttggggatgaaGTGGAGGTCACCAGGAGAAACGCGGAGCGAACTGTTTGGGATTGGCCTGGGCTATAA
- a CDS encoding uncharacterized protein (EggNog:ENOG503Q4Z3) → MSFELTGMQCQWKFSFSEYYEIYIWDFAPGNSLGKMYKYIKECLSKAHRIRGNRDKYKHMKPVMETLTREPDTMRVRQIQPGENVKSLYDELAGPDAQFYVRTNLGKMIRTCQDVLPGCSPYEYYNDTDAAEDAILFEEEQLEGVQNIPFVEISNPVQQLESTHMPLSMLNHKANQLTGEMPDALEEILGISRKKLVEKKGNTPVPLEAPPIWQQQHDIITETPLTSPRPKLLTSLDFSSIKLKFSMAELEETACAQETMERDRSYSMHAIVYSSSRHHYIC, encoded by the exons ATGTCCTTTGAGCTTACTGGGATGCAGTGCCAGTGGAAGTTCAGCTTTTCCGAGTACTACGAGATTTATATCTGGGACTTCGCCCCAGGAAACAGCCTTGGCAAGATGTATAAGTACATCAAGGAG TGCTTGAGCAAGGCCCATCGTATCAGGGGTAACCGTGACAAGTACAAACACATGAAGCCCGTCATGGAGACCCTTACTCGCGAGCCAGACACCATGCGCGTTCGTCAGATTCAGCCTGGAGAAAATGTCAAGAGTTTGTACGATGAGCTTGCCGGACCTGATGCGCAGTTCTATGTTCGGACCAACCTGGGAAAGATGATCAGGACATGCCAGGACGTTCTACCTGGGTGCTCCCCGTACGAGTACTACAACGATACTGACGCTGCGGAAGATGCAATCCTCTTTGAGGAAGAACAGCTGGAAGGTGTGCAGAACATACCGTTTGTTGAAATATCAAACCCGGTCCAGCAACTGGAGTCCACTCATATGCCCTTGAGCATGCTGAACCACAAAGCCAATCAGCTGACGGGCGAAATGCCTGATGCTTTGGAAGAGATTCTCGGCATCAGCCGGAAGAagttggtggagaagaaaGGCAACACGCC AGTTCCCCTTGAGGCCCCGCCCATctggcagcaacagcacgaTATCATCACCGAGACACCTCTCACATCTCCCCGCCCCAAGCTGCTTACGTCCCTGGATTTTTCTTCAATCAAACTCAAATTCAGCATGGCAGAACTCGAGGAAACGGCCTGTGCACAGGAGACCATGGAGCGAGATAGATCCTACAGTATGCACGCCATCGTCTACAGCTCTTCACGGCACCATTACATTTGCTAA
- a CDS encoding uncharacterized protein (EggNog:ENOG503P000), which translates to MDMFCIEILNCLNLKIYYDVYVRDPANLWPHRYILQDIVHAFMTMGLFFPNVEVTSILQEHLGSREGHAFRNSKILDPEARRQVRPDACTRTSCAYRPRKFWAGWENKVYTGDDLYIDKFPFDWNMAIRPIIAKLYRAGMIGPACVEPRPDVVPGFATANTEQHRPDKLDLFITYSNTDEFVQGMPPSFIDYRDWPELLPAAKRFAAICKTMTPRFALPRLWSAPHFYPLMMLLSMRQAVSFLDPYSAKDKFSHGHSELDDKTLRRDDLILVMGGDEKVLLKWCTAVTFAMQTKPWLREVDLWKSFINMDLAFLESLDSHWLE; encoded by the exons ATGGACATGTTCTGCATAGAGATCCTCAACTGTCTCAATTTGAAGATATACTACGATGTCTACGTACGAGATCCCGCCAACCTTTGGCCTCACCGCTACATTCTACAGGACATCGTACACGCATTCATGACCATGGGCTTGTTTTTCCCAAACGTAGAGGTAACGTCCATTTTACAAGAACACCTTGGATCCAGGGAGGGACATGCTTTCAGGAACAGCAAGATCCTCGATCCAGAAGCTCGTCGTCAAGTGAGACCAGACGCGTGTACAAGAACCAGTTGTGCTTATCGGCCAAGGAAGTTCTGGGCTGGGTGGGAAAATAAAGTCTATACAGGAGATGACCTGTACATTGACAAATTCCCATTTGATTGGAACATGGCCATCAGGCCCATCATCGCAAAGC TTTACCGAGCCGGCATGATTGGACCCGCGTGCGTCGAGCCTCGCCCAGATGTGGTCCCTGGATTCGCGACAGCAAACACGGAGCAGCACCGGCCAGATAAGCTCGATCTCTTCATCACGTACAGCAACACGGACGAGTTTGTCCAAGGCATGCCCCCATCGTTCATCGACTACCGAGACTGGCCAGAGCTGCTGCCGGCCGCAAAAAGGTTTGCAGCGATCTGCAAGACGATGACACCACGGTTTGCCCTACCTCGCCTCTGGTCAGCTCCCCATTTCTACCCTCTCATGATGTTGCTGTCCATGCGACAGGCCGTTTCATTTTTAGATCCT TACAGCGCCAAAGACAAATTCAGTCATGGCCATTCTGAACTGGATGACAAGACCTTGCGCCGGGACGATCTGATTTTGGTCATGGGAGGCGATGAGAAGGTCTTGCTCAAATGGTGCACTGCTGTCACTTTTGCCATGCAGACCAAACCGTGGCTGCGCGAAGTTGACCTGTGGAAGAGCTTCATCAACATGGACTTGGCGTTCTTGGAGAGCCTAGACTCACACTGGCTGGAATGA
- a CDS encoding uncharacterized protein (COG:S; EggNog:ENOG503PW0X) yields MNDFESNLPIPNREKNHGNALPEVYSCHHQSSMGAGQHPWRAKPDQKHYLEDDEGVVYRHDGSLPPRPHSTVQKKRQVLGLDLPIAILTFSLAFVTACLVVVAGLLGHKVIQLERTLPSVINTQVNTSTSHPQEQQQPLLPISASLTETIQVSVPGWSYFGCYYDNSDRVLSDYVQYDKENLTNQICADKCTDRIYQYFGTTNGRRCFCGSTADKLKRAPDWGCNAQCPGQKNVFEACGGPSFHISVWKKT; encoded by the exons ATGAACGAT TTCGAATCAAATCTCCCAATTCCAAACCGAGAAAAGAACCACGGGAATGCCCTCCCAGAGGTTTATAGCTGCCATCACCAAAGCTCCATGGGTGCGGGTCAGCACCCATGGCGGGCGAAACCAGATCAAAAACATTACCTCGAAGATGACGAAGGCGTTGTTTACCGCCACGACGGCAGCTTACCACCGCGGCCACACTCGACAGTTCAGAAGAAGAGACAAGTCCTCGGTCTTGACCTCCCTATCGCCATCTTGACattctccctcgccttcgtTACAGCCTGCTTGGTTGTAGTAGCCGGGCTGCTGGGGCACAAAGTAATTCAGTTAGAAAGAACGCTTCCATCAGTTATTAATACCCAAGTCAACACGAGCACCTCCCACCCACaagaacaacagcaaccactTCTGCCCATCTCCGCAAGTCTAACCGAAACGATTCAAGTTAGCGTCCCTGGCTGGTCCTACTTTGGTTGCTATTACGACAACTCTGATCGCGTCCTCTCGGACTATGTCCAGTACGACAAAGAAAACCTGACGAACCAGATCTGTGCAGATAAGTGCACAGATAGGATCTATCAATACTTTGGTACTACGAATGGAAGGCGGTGCTTCTGTGGGTCAACGGCCGACAAACTCAAGAGGGCGCCGGATTGGGGCTGCAACGCTCAATGTCCTGGTCAAAAAAATGTGTTTGAGGCTTGTGGGGGGCCGAGTTTCCATATTAGTGTTTGGAAGAAGACCTGA
- a CDS encoding uncharacterized protein (COG:S; EggNog:ENOG503NWGK) → MTVSSDAGSKLEGVAAMSNSAASASTTAAGGTAPVGDEVASTITVNTKVPAASFPTPKTDKPRPHVCGTCQRSFARLEHLKRHERSHTKEKPFECPECTRCFARRDLLLRHQQKLHQTTTPSSRPRNRRESASGAAPGASRVRKNSIAGPSAAAAAAAAAANSNAASMRPRANTISHIDNAAMQNMLATNLQVQRGIQPTHSRHASLVGLPMSNTFDTYGMAAALAQRGAPHGLPKLETHGISMDFTGGLRTAPPLPFNPEFEYDNLFFGPATSSTINPNALHYSDSPPPMSMDPLSPFAHGLPDMTGTQQLDDGFEWLNGFENQMSFNSGPNENAVDGSSPSAISTTSQSGISDVMVDGSNHQSVSTVVWQPSIMGPPQMGNPFSLDMGGSVFPDLLSGAPLSPQPPPAGKAIGDGYFSTPPPSLSSLSPSILSGLNGPNLSQTLNMGAGPETPSSMNGSNHGTLPVSTITDSTRNAILGALSASQASAFGTRRYSFATSNSPLTAQPPTNTSSSDQNSSSNLPSTRDLQRYVGAYLRYFHPHLPFVHVPTLSFETSPQSANGRNSGIGGSGCLLLSMAAIGALFELEHQASMELFGLAKKMIQLYLDERRKANVRKAESIRRTPLSDQNSHQQDPSVETPVWLVQAMLLNVVYGHNCGDKRSGEIATTHAAALVSLAQGAELLRAPRPEPAKDVDMMDVDAAWNGTARKEADEQVEWLRWKAAEERKRTLYAVFILSSLLVSAYNHTPALTNSEIYLDLPCDEEFFTAESASVFQSKGGAPAANRNRMTFHEALGELLRTNEKEQKNLALKNVHQPFGTAVNINDLPKSNLKPSSFGCLILINALHNYIWETRQRHHNKVWTNEETEKMHRHIEPALRAWHAAWASNPHHSPERPNPFGLGPLSADAITMLDLAYVRLFVNLSRSKEKFWQRDWDGMAEELARGSEIIQHAEHSPASNTDSAATEQSDASGVSPHFVDSPLTQTSSPDFAASKFSQSGTINPAAVTQSQQQQQQQPSGTRSTTRREKHLRKAAFFAAESLSVSDKLGVTFANLTSRELPLQSTLCVFDCAQVLAEWVATLQDRVGRYLGILGRDSVDLTQVPAIMLLEEEDLKLLGKIDSIIRGAETKMNQDMAGGDAAVTGMDGKPHLGDSPGYAANLLRVTAYMFDKAAVWPVTRLITACLETHAGHMRVRAEKSVMVHE, encoded by the exons ATGACTGTGTCGAGTGACGCTGGCAGTAAGCTTGAGGGTGTCGCCGCCATGTCCAATTCCGCTGCCTCTGCGTCGACCACTGCCGCTGGCGGCACTGCGCCCGTCGGTGATGAAGTTG CCTCAACAATCACTGTCAACACCAAGGTTCCCGCAGCCAGTTTCCCGACGCCCAAGACCGACAAGCCGCGCCCTCATGTTTGCGGCACCTGCCAGCGCTCGTTCGCTCGGCTGGAGCATCTCAAGCGCCACGAGCGCTCGCATACCAAAGAAAAGCCGTTTGAGTGTCCCGAGTGCACGCGTTGCTTTGCTCGCCGCGATCTGCTGTTGCGACACCAGCAGAAGCTCCATCAGACCACGACTCCTTCCTCCCGTCCACGTAATCGTCGCGAGAGCGCCAGCGGGGCCGCCCCCGGTGCCAGCCGTGTCCGCAAAAACAGCATCGCAGGTCCGagtgctgctgccgctgccgctgctgccgccgccaacagCAATGCCGCGTCCATGAGACCGCGCGCCAACACTATCAGCCACATCGACAATGCTGCGATGCAGAACATGCTGGCAACGAACCTGCAGGTCCAAAGGGGAATCCAGCCTACGCACAGCCGTCACGCTAGCCTCGTTGGTCTGCCCATGAGCAACACCTTTGACACCTATGGCATGGCTGCCGCTCTAGCGCAGCGAGGGGCTCCTCATGGCCTTCCCAAGCTGGAGACTCACGGCATCAGCATGGACTTCACCGGTGGCCTGCGGACAgcgcctcctctcccattcAATCCCGAATTCGAGTATGACAACCTGTTCTTCGGCCCTGCCACAAGCTCGACCATCAATCCAAATGCTCTGCACTACAGCgactcgccgccgccaatgTCCATGGACCCGTTATCCCCCTTCGCACACGGGCTTCCCGACATGACGGGTACCCAGCAGCTGGATGATGGGTTCGAGTGGTTGAACGGCTTTGAAAACCAAATGTCATTCAACAGCGGCCCCAATGAGAATGCTGTGGACGGCTCATCACCCTCAGCCATTagcaccaccagccagaGCGGCATTAGCGATGTCATGGTGGACGGTTCCAACCACCAGTCCGTCTCGACTGTGGTTTGGCAGCCCTCTATCATGGGCCCACCGCAGATGGGCAACCCCTTCTCTCTCGACATGGGCGGCTCGGTATTCCCAGACCTTTTGAGTGGCGCCCCCCTCTCGCCGCAACCGCCACCAGCTGGTAAGGCCATCGGCGATGGCTACTTTTcgacacctcctccctctctcagCTCGCTGAGTCCATCGATTCTCTCAGGCTTGAATGGTCCAAACCTGAGTCAAACTCTTAATATGGGTGCCGGTCCGGAGACGCCGTCCTCGATGAATGGTAGTAATCATGGCACCTTACCCGTCTCGACAATCACTGATTCAACAAGAAATGCCATCCTAGGTGCCCTCTCGGCCTCCCAGGCGTCCGCCTTCGGCACGCGAAGATACTCCTTTGCGACGTCGAACTCGCCATTGACCGCGCAACCGCCGACGAACACCAGCAGCTCCGATcagaacagcagcagtaaCCTCCCGAGCACGCGAGACCTTCAGCGATATGTCGGGGCCTATTTGCGCTACTTTCACCCCCACCTGCCGTTTGTCCACGTTCCGACGCTTTCGTTCGAGACCTCGCCGCAATCAGCTAACGGTCGAAACAGCGGCATTGGCGGGAGTGGGTGCTTGCTTCTTTCCATGGCGGCAATTGGTGCCCTGTTTGAGTTGGAGCATCAGGCGTCGATGGAGTTGTTTGGGTTGGCCAAGAAAATGATCCAGTTGTACCTCGACGAGCGGAGGAAAGCGAACGTAAGAAAGGCAGAGTCTATCCGACGAACTCCCCTGTCGGACCAGAATTCACATCAGCAGGACCCTTCCGTCGAGACTCCCGTGTGGTTGGTACAGGCAATGCTTCTGAATGTCGTGTATGGTCATAATTGCGGAGACAAGCGGTCCGGAGAGATAGCGACCACCCATGCCGCTGCGTTAGTAAGTCTTGCGCAAGGAGCCGAGCTCTTGCGGGCACCGCGACCCGAGCCTGCCAAAGATGTTGACATGATGGATGTGGATGCCGCTTGGAACGGAACCGCGAGGAAGGAAGCTGACGAACAGGTCGAGTGGCTGCGCTGgaaggcggccgaggaaAGAAAACGTACTCTCTATGCTGTCTTTATCCTTTCTAGTCTTCTGGTGTCGGCATACAATCACACTCCGGCTCTGACCAATTCCGAGATCTACCTCGACCTGCCCTGCGACGAGGAGTTCTTTACTGCCGAGTCTGCCAGTGTCTTCCAGTCAAAAGGCGGCGCCCCCGCGGCAAACCGTAATCGCATGACGTTTCATGAGGCACTGGGTGAGCTGCTCCGCACAAACgagaaggagcagaagaaTCTGGCTCTCAAGAACGTTCACCAGCCGTTTGGCACAGCGGTCAATATCAACGACCTACCCAAGAGCAACCTGAAACCTAGCAGCTTTGGCTGTCTGATCCTGATCAATGCTTTGCACAATTACATTTGGGAGACGCGCCAGCGACACCACAACAAGGTGTGGACCAACGAGGAGACGGAAAAAATGCATCGGCACATCGAGCCAGCCCTCCGGGCCTGGCACGCGGCCTGGGCAAGTaaccctcaccacagccCAGAGCGTCCCAACCCTTTTGGCCTGGGCCCTCTCTCCGCCGACGCCATCACCATGCTTGACCTAGCCTATGTGCGCCTCTTTGTAAACCTGTCACGGTCCAAGGAGAAGTTCTGGCAGCGGGACTGGGACGGCATGGCCGAGGAGCTGGCAAGAGGGTCGGAAATCATACAGCATGCTGAGCATTCTCCGGCGTCCAACACCGATTCGGCCGCCACGGAGCAGTCAGATGCATCTGGAGTAAGCCCACACTTTGTCGACTCCCCACTAACgcaaacctcctctcctgaCTTTGCCGCGTCCAAGTTCTCGCAGTCTGGGACAATCAACCCAGCTGCCGTGACACaatcccagcagcagcagcagcagcagccttcgGGCACACGATCCACAACGCGCAGGGAAAAGCATCTGCGGAAagcagccttcttcgccgccgAGTCCCTCTCGGTTTCGGACAAGCTCGGCGTGACTTTTGCCAATCTGACCAGTCGCGAATTGCCGCTGCAATCGACTCTCTGTGTGTTTGACTGCGCCCAGGTCTTGGCAGAATGGGTGGCAACGTTGCAGGACCGGGTTGGGCGTTATCTTGGGATTCTGGGCCGAGACAGTGTTGATCTCACACAGGTACCTGCCATCATGCTtcttgaagaggaggatctGAAACTGCTGGGCAAAATCGACAGCATCATTCGTGGCGCCGAGACGAAGATGAATCAGGACATGGCTGGTGGCGATGCTGCGGTGACGGGCATGGATGGCAAGCCTCATCTCGGCGACAGTCCCGGTTACGCCGCGAATCTGCTCAGAGTCACTGCCTACATGTTCGACAAAGCCGCTGTATGGCCAG TGACTCGCCTGATCACCGCCTGCCTGGAAACTCATGCTGGTCATATGCGAGTGCGCGCAGAGAAATCGGTCATGGTCCACGAATGA